A stretch of the Sulfurimonas sp. HSL3-1 genome encodes the following:
- a CDS encoding M48 family metallopeptidase, which translates to MVTALMVMISLYFIIKLYISVMQVGFINRAKRMAPVLMGSADYLKAGNYAVAKEKLQMTGMLIEYIMFLVWLDGGIRWLDAVMGGMDAPFKSIVMVLAFLLINTLVELPLSLYEKFVLDAKFGFNRTSVGLYIKDTLITLFLVALLGGAVIWGVTAIIAWAPLWWFWSFLFLFAVVVALNMLFPTLRALFFDKLTPLEDAELSEEIDALMKKTGFVSSGVFVSDASKRDTRLNAYFGGLGKSKRVVLYDTLLEKLEARELLAVLGHELGHFAHGDLYKNIAVVGGMLFGMLALFGNLPESLFVQLGIGNTPAVTVILFLLFMPLVSFFIMPLMGVISRHNEYEADRSGGELVGKLYLANALRKLVTENRSFPLSHPLYIFFYYTHPPVIERLRALGFEERGSGKGAMRSECDADSVERELDNEGVRS; encoded by the coding sequence ATGGTAACAGCACTGATGGTTATGATCAGCCTCTATTTCATTATCAAACTCTACATCAGCGTCATGCAGGTCGGGTTTATCAACCGCGCCAAGCGGATGGCTCCGGTGCTCATGGGGAGTGCGGATTATCTCAAGGCCGGCAACTATGCCGTGGCAAAAGAGAAGCTGCAGATGACGGGAATGCTGATCGAATACATCATGTTCCTTGTCTGGCTCGACGGCGGGATCCGCTGGCTGGACGCGGTAATGGGCGGGATGGACGCGCCTTTCAAAAGCATCGTCATGGTCCTGGCGTTTTTGCTGATCAATACCCTGGTGGAACTGCCGCTGTCGCTCTACGAGAAATTTGTCCTTGATGCGAAGTTCGGCTTCAACCGTACCAGCGTCGGCCTCTACATCAAAGACACGCTGATCACGCTGTTTCTGGTGGCCCTGCTCGGCGGGGCGGTCATCTGGGGCGTGACGGCGATCATCGCATGGGCGCCGCTGTGGTGGTTCTGGAGCTTCCTCTTCCTCTTCGCCGTCGTCGTTGCGCTCAATATGCTTTTCCCGACACTGCGGGCACTCTTCTTCGACAAGCTGACACCGCTCGAGGATGCGGAGCTCTCAGAAGAGATCGACGCCTTGATGAAGAAGACGGGCTTTGTCAGTAGCGGGGTCTTTGTCAGCGATGCCAGCAAACGCGATACCCGTCTCAACGCCTACTTCGGCGGCCTGGGCAAGAGCAAGCGCGTCGTCCTCTACGACACGCTGCTCGAAAAGCTCGAAGCGCGCGAACTGCTTGCGGTACTGGGGCATGAACTGGGCCACTTCGCCCACGGCGACCTCTACAAGAACATCGCGGTCGTCGGCGGGATGCTTTTTGGCATGCTCGCCCTTTTCGGCAACCTGCCCGAATCGCTCTTCGTGCAGCTGGGCATCGGCAATACGCCTGCAGTGACGGTGATACTCTTCTTGCTCTTCATGCCGCTGGTCAGCTTCTTCATTATGCCGCTAATGGGCGTGATAAGCCGACATAACGAGTACGAAGCGGACCGCAGCGGCGGGGAGCTCGTCGGCAAGCTCTACCTCGCAAACGCCCTGCGCAAACTGGTAACGGAGAACCGCTCCTTCCCCCTTTCGCATCCGCTCTATATCTTCTTCTACTATACCCATCCGCCGGTGATCGAACGCCTGCGGGCGCTTGGATTCGAGGAGCGGGGCAGCGGCAAAGGTGCGATGCGCTCCGAATGCGACGCGGACAGCGTGGAGCGCGAACTCGATAACGAAGGTGTGCGTTCTTGA
- the prmC gene encoding peptide chain release factor N(5)-glutamine methyltransferase, with product MGERVRTLRECLDVIAAEIAVSAERPRREAERMLMEYLGRDGLWLITHQDEPLSCDERLWEWVARRKAHEPLEYIFNRVSFYSQLFYIAPGALIPRPETELLIDRVLEAVDPAAEMTLCEVGVGSGAVSVTLALHLEQAQMIGVDISEEALGVAAKNVADFGLQERIELRQSDLLAGVPENIDVLVSNPPYVAEDAALERNLDYEPDLALFGGVTGMDIIVRLIDAVAERKIPLFCCEMGYDQREAVSAIVPKGYTIDFYKDLAGLDRGFVMTRKDET from the coding sequence ATGGGTGAACGCGTGCGGACGCTGCGGGAGTGCCTCGATGTGATCGCCGCCGAGATCGCCGTGAGTGCGGAGCGTCCGCGGCGGGAGGCGGAACGGATGCTGATGGAGTACCTGGGGCGCGACGGCCTTTGGCTGATCACCCACCAGGACGAGCCGCTCTCCTGCGACGAAAGGCTCTGGGAGTGGGTGGCGCGTCGCAAGGCCCATGAACCCCTCGAATATATCTTCAACCGCGTCAGCTTCTATTCGCAGCTCTTCTATATCGCCCCGGGGGCTTTGATCCCGCGGCCGGAAACGGAGCTTCTAATCGACCGCGTCCTGGAAGCGGTCGACCCTGCCGCTGAGATGACGCTCTGCGAGGTGGGGGTAGGGAGCGGCGCGGTCAGCGTGACCCTGGCGCTGCATCTTGAACAGGCACAGATGATCGGCGTCGATATCAGCGAGGAGGCGCTGGGCGTGGCGGCCAAAAACGTCGCGGATTTCGGCCTCCAGGAGCGGATCGAGCTGCGGCAGAGCGATCTGCTCGCAGGCGTTCCGGAGAACATTGACGTTCTGGTCTCCAACCCGCCCTATGTCGCCGAGGATGCCGCACTCGAACGCAACCTCGATTATGAGCCTGACCTGGCGCTGTTCGGCGGTGTGACGGGGATGGACATTATCGTTCGACTGATCGACGCGGTCGCCGAGCGGAAGATTCCCCTGTTCTGTTGCGAAATGGGGTATGATCAGCGCGAAGCCGTCTCGGCGATCGTCCCGAAGGGGTATACGATCGATTTTTACAAAGATCTTGCGGGACTCGACCGCGGGTTCGTAATGACACGAAAGGATGAAACATGA
- a CDS encoding DUF4149 domain-containing protein — MNTKQWSVTLYLMTVAATLGAVLILGIVVAAVIFHSASILPTELLGRYEEGMLMGEIFRRFSFWAYAMAVIILAFEGNEYRRQRRDKWAIMSALLAVATLLMFAAVYVPKILSMQAEGADATASEAFASLHSASELDFKLLAVALIVLFVRRMQLMFLPSAGKV, encoded by the coding sequence ATGAATACCAAACAGTGGAGCGTCACGCTCTATCTTATGACCGTTGCCGCCACGCTGGGAGCGGTTTTGATTCTGGGCATCGTTGTCGCCGCGGTGATCTTCCACTCGGCATCGATCCTGCCGACGGAGCTGCTGGGCCGTTACGAAGAGGGAATGCTGATGGGCGAGATCTTCCGCCGTTTCAGTTTCTGGGCCTATGCGATGGCCGTGATCATCCTCGCCTTTGAAGGAAACGAATACCGCCGCCAGCGTCGTGACAAGTGGGCCATTATGAGCGCGCTGCTCGCGGTGGCAACCCTGCTGATGTTCGCGGCGGTCTACGTTCCGAAGATTCTCTCCATGCAGGCCGAGGGGGCGGATGCCACGGCGAGCGAAGCCTTCGCCTCGCTGCACAGTGCCAGTGAACTGGATTTCAAGCTGCTGGCCGTCGCGCTGATCGTCCTTTTTGTGCGTCGGATGCAGCTGATGTTTCTGCCGTCTGCCGGAAAGGTCTAA
- a CDS encoding DoxX family protein, giving the protein MLRNDDLARLLLRLALGTLMLFHGIHKLLHGIAHIQGMLQAHGLPGWFGYGVFIGEVIAPVMIILGLYARIGAALMAANMLVAVALVGGLFPLQLSKTGGPVSEMALLYLFAALALFFSGPGKYGINRS; this is encoded by the coding sequence ATGTTGAGAAACGACGACCTTGCCCGCCTGCTGCTGCGCCTTGCCCTCGGTACCCTTATGCTGTTTCACGGCATTCATAAACTGCTGCACGGCATTGCCCATATCCAGGGCATGCTGCAGGCCCACGGCCTGCCCGGCTGGTTCGGTTACGGCGTCTTTATCGGGGAGGTGATCGCCCCGGTGATGATTATTCTCGGATTGTATGCGCGGATCGGTGCGGCGCTGATGGCCGCGAATATGCTGGTGGCCGTGGCACTTGTCGGCGGGCTCTTCCCGCTGCAGCTGAGCAAAACCGGCGGCCCGGTCAGCGAGATGGCGCTACTCTATCTCTTTGCCGCCCTCGCCCTCTTCTTTTCCGGGCCCGGGAAATACGGCATCAATCGCTCCTAG
- a CDS encoding J domain-containing protein: protein MPPYESVLKAKTLLGLHDKATLPEIKTRYKNLMHRWHPDKHPDDPDTANTMSARINDAYKILLEFVKHYEYRLDEPYLKETCLTPQEWWERKFGGR, encoded by the coding sequence ATGCCCCCCTATGAGAGCGTTCTGAAGGCCAAGACCCTGCTGGGCCTTCATGACAAGGCGACCCTCCCCGAAATCAAAACGCGCTATAAAAACCTGATGCACCGTTGGCACCCGGACAAGCACCCGGATGACCCCGATACGGCGAACACCATGAGCGCGCGAATCAACGACGCCTATAAAATACTGCTGGAATTTGTCAAACATTACGAATACCGCCTGGACGAACCCTACCTCAAAGAGACCTGCCTCACGCCGCAGGAGTGGTGGGAACGGAAGTTCGGCGGACGCTAG
- the ftsZ gene encoding cell division protein FtsZ yields the protein MGSDNMFKIEETTANNGARIVAIGVGGGGGNMIGHMINEGVDGIEMVVANTDAQVLQTSFAPVKIQMGSRLTKGLGAGMKPSVGKDSAIENYDDIRSAIEGADIVFIAAGLGGGTGTGAAPVIAQIARDVGALTISVVTKPFAFEGRKRLKLAEQGLAELKKESDSIVVIPNDKLLSIIDKNLGLKESFKIVDAVLAQAVSGTSGVILSSGDNDINLDFADLKTVMCHHGMALMGVGEHQGDNAAYEAIRAAIESPLLDNMSINGAMGVLVHFTMHPDFPMISIGEAMGVVEESADENADVIFGTTTDATLAIDYIKITLVATGFDHEEAPKKAPSINNDSYDAPAQETPAASRTVSRPRMVVGGDLSDDYLDVPTYMRQQKD from the coding sequence ATGGGATCTGACAATATGTTCAAAATCGAAGAGACGACGGCCAATAACGGTGCGCGTATCGTAGCCATCGGCGTCGGCGGCGGCGGCGGCAATATGATCGGTCATATGATCAACGAAGGGGTCGACGGCATCGAAATGGTCGTTGCCAATACCGATGCCCAGGTGCTTCAGACCTCCTTTGCCCCGGTCAAAATCCAGATGGGCAGCCGTCTGACGAAAGGGCTCGGTGCCGGGATGAAACCGAGCGTCGGCAAAGATTCCGCCATCGAGAACTATGACGACATCCGCAGTGCCATCGAAGGGGCCGATATCGTCTTTATCGCCGCCGGCCTCGGCGGCGGCACCGGTACCGGCGCGGCGCCGGTCATCGCCCAGATCGCACGCGACGTCGGTGCCCTGACCATCTCCGTCGTCACGAAACCCTTTGCCTTCGAGGGGCGCAAACGCCTCAAACTGGCGGAACAGGGACTGGCAGAGCTGAAAAAAGAGAGTGATTCCATCGTCGTCATCCCCAATGACAAACTCCTCTCCATCATCGACAAGAACCTGGGGCTCAAAGAGTCTTTCAAGATTGTCGATGCCGTCCTGGCCCAGGCGGTCAGCGGGACGTCCGGCGTGATCCTCTCTTCGGGCGACAACGACATCAACCTCGACTTCGCCGACCTCAAAACGGTCATGTGCCACCACGGTATGGCGCTGATGGGCGTGGGCGAGCACCAGGGCGACAATGCCGCTTATGAAGCGATCCGCGCCGCAATCGAATCGCCGCTGCTCGACAACATGAGCATCAACGGCGCCATGGGCGTTCTCGTCCACTTCACGATGCACCCCGACTTCCCGATGATCTCCATCGGGGAAGCGATGGGTGTCGTCGAAGAGAGCGCGGACGAAAATGCCGATGTCATCTTCGGGACGACGACGGATGCCACGCTGGCGATCGACTATATCAAGATCACCCTCGTTGCCACGGGTTTTGACCATGAGGAGGCCCCGAAAAAGGCCCCCTCCATCAATAACGACTCCTACGATGCTCCGGCACAGGAGACCCCGGCGGCCAGCCGTACTGTGAGCCGTCCGAGAATGGTCGTCGGCGGCGATCTGAGTGATGACTACCTCGACGTGCCGACCTACATGCGCCAGCAAAAAGACTGA
- the ftsA gene encoding cell division protein FtsA encodes MKKSILAIDIGSSKICAIIAEISPEGTIQISGAGIVRSQGIKKGSITNIELASKAIKAALADARRVAGTEIKRAIVSISGAYTKSLNSSGIVNIPNREITFKEISRVMHTSLYNANIPNEYEVLHTLPYNFIVDDQEFIEDPLGMNASRLEVETHIITTQKSNLNNLKKAVRGAGVEVDTVVLNGYASAIAVLNEDEKELGAAVIDMGGHTCDTVIHSGTAIRYNDFLGVGSHHITSDLSMALHTPLNIAESVKIKYGSLSAPSDDLIELPIIGDEESSHEVSLGVVHNVIYARVEETLMILAQSIDKSGLKDQLGAGVVLTGGFTKLDGLRDLAVAIFDNVPVRLAKPCNVEGLFDALKEPATATAVGLIKYAAGGYAPYEIDVNRQVRYRNEEPMEKPDLTEPSVQEPAEEEIPLPPSEEAGTIRIKSFDARKSADKAAGFGSKFWNWITQLF; translated from the coding sequence GTGAAAAAAAGCATCCTCGCGATCGATATAGGCTCCAGCAAAATCTGCGCCATCATCGCGGAGATCTCCCCTGAGGGTACGATTCAGATCTCGGGGGCCGGCATCGTCCGTTCCCAGGGGATCAAAAAGGGATCCATCACTAACATCGAGCTCGCCTCCAAGGCGATCAAAGCCGCCTTGGCGGACGCCAGACGCGTCGCCGGCACTGAAATCAAACGGGCGATCGTCTCCATCTCGGGCGCCTATACAAAGAGCCTGAACTCCAGCGGGATCGTCAATATCCCCAACCGGGAGATCACCTTCAAAGAGATCAGCCGTGTCATGCACACGTCGCTGTACAACGCCAATATTCCCAACGAATACGAAGTGCTGCATACACTGCCGTACAATTTTATCGTCGACGACCAGGAGTTCATCGAGGATCCACTGGGGATGAATGCGTCGCGCCTGGAGGTCGAGACCCATATCATCACGACGCAGAAGTCCAACCTCAACAACCTCAAGAAAGCCGTTCGCGGCGCGGGCGTCGAGGTGGATACCGTCGTCCTCAACGGCTACGCTTCCGCCATTGCCGTGCTCAACGAGGATGAGAAGGAACTCGGTGCCGCCGTGATCGACATGGGCGGCCACACCTGCGACACCGTGATCCACTCCGGGACCGCGATCCGCTACAACGATTTCCTCGGTGTCGGTTCGCACCACATCACCAGCGACCTCTCCATGGCGCTGCACACGCCGCTCAACATCGCCGAGAGCGTCAAGATCAAGTACGGATCGCTCAGTGCGCCGAGCGATGACCTGATCGAGCTGCCGATTATCGGCGACGAGGAGTCCTCCCACGAGGTCTCCCTCGGCGTGGTACACAACGTTATCTATGCCAGGGTCGAGGAGACCCTGATGATCCTCGCCCAGTCCATTGACAAGAGCGGGCTCAAAGATCAGCTGGGGGCCGGGGTCGTCCTGACGGGCGGCTTTACCAAACTCGACGGCCTCCGCGATCTTGCCGTTGCCATTTTCGACAATGTGCCGGTCCGCCTCGCCAAGCCGTGTAACGTCGAAGGACTCTTCGACGCCCTCAAAGAGCCGGCGACGGCGACAGCGGTCGGGCTTATCAAATATGCGGCGGGAGGCTATGCGCCTTACGAAATCGATGTGAACCGCCAGGTACGTTACCGTAATGAAGAACCGATGGAGAAGCCTGACCTGACTGAACCTTCCGTTCAGGAGCCGGCAGAGGAAGAGATTCCGCTGCCCCCCTCCGAGGAAGCAGGCACGATCAGGATCAAGTCCTTTGACGCAAGAAAAAGTGCTGACAAAGCCGCAGGCTTCGGCAGCAAGTTTTGGAACTGGATTACACAGTTATTTTAA
- a CDS encoding peptidylprolyl isomerase has translation MITWMQRHRKYLVITIWISTIAFIGAGFVGWGQYSYGDKSGAVAKVGDVSITSRELQKTYAQLFNRYSQIFQGKFDEEQAKKLGLDKQALQQLVNQALLVNLANSYNLETTDKEVATVLQSQEAFIENGVFSKELYQKVLKQNRLTPVDYEADIRRALLIQKLFALFPAQANGIETSAFETALGIGDKFEYKVLDGAMVSIDTSDAALRTFWEGHKLDYMTPRAFKIAYITQDAVEAGAGEEELQSYYDAHKYDFVGPDGKILAFDNAKSAVVAAVNDKATNKEALKTYIAYKKEKLDADVKIVETTVREGDNSFSAETMQAIASADAASPYLKPKKEHGAYLIIKRLETVEPMPKSFEAAEADVLAAYTRQMRAEKLTELATSSLNSFRGTTTDGYLKRDATSGVQGLDEKETQALLTSLFRSRKAESMAQLPDGKIVLYRILDQQIDPVADANADQAVAQTKETLFSQSLITALAERYETKIFLQGFGQ, from the coding sequence ATGATTACATGGATGCAACGACACCGAAAATACCTCGTCATTACGATCTGGATCTCCACGATCGCCTTTATCGGCGCCGGATTTGTCGGATGGGGGCAGTACAGCTACGGCGACAAATCGGGGGCCGTGGCCAAAGTCGGTGACGTCAGCATCACCAGCCGCGAACTTCAAAAAACCTATGCACAGCTTTTCAACCGCTACAGCCAGATCTTCCAGGGCAAATTCGACGAGGAGCAGGCGAAAAAGCTCGGCCTGGACAAACAGGCGTTACAGCAGCTCGTCAACCAGGCCCTGCTGGTGAACCTCGCTAACAGCTATAACCTCGAAACGACCGACAAAGAGGTGGCTACGGTGCTGCAGTCCCAGGAAGCCTTCATCGAGAACGGCGTTTTCAGCAAGGAGCTCTACCAGAAGGTCCTCAAACAGAACCGTTTGACCCCTGTTGACTACGAAGCGGACATCCGCCGTGCCCTGTTGATCCAGAAACTCTTCGCCCTCTTCCCTGCCCAGGCGAACGGCATCGAAACATCAGCCTTCGAGACCGCCCTGGGTATCGGGGACAAATTCGAATACAAAGTGCTTGACGGCGCCATGGTCAGCATCGACACCTCCGACGCAGCCCTCAGAACGTTCTGGGAGGGCCACAAGCTCGACTACATGACGCCGCGGGCGTTCAAGATCGCCTACATCACCCAAGACGCCGTCGAAGCCGGCGCCGGAGAGGAAGAGCTGCAGTCGTACTACGATGCGCACAAATACGACTTCGTCGGACCGGACGGAAAGATCCTCGCGTTTGACAACGCCAAGAGCGCCGTGGTCGCCGCCGTCAACGACAAAGCCACCAACAAAGAAGCGCTGAAGACCTACATCGCCTACAAGAAAGAGAAGCTTGACGCCGACGTGAAGATCGTTGAGACAACCGTCCGTGAAGGCGACAACAGCTTCAGCGCGGAGACGATGCAGGCCATCGCTTCCGCCGACGCGGCCAGCCCCTACCTGAAACCGAAAAAAGAGCACGGGGCGTACCTGATCATCAAACGCCTGGAGACCGTCGAACCGATGCCCAAGAGCTTCGAAGCGGCGGAAGCCGACGTCCTCGCCGCCTACACCCGCCAGATGCGCGCCGAAAAGCTGACGGAACTGGCGACCTCCTCCCTGAACTCCTTCCGCGGTACCACGACCGATGGATACCTCAAGCGCGATGCGACGTCCGGTGTACAGGGGCTGGATGAAAAAGAGACGCAGGCCCTGCTGACCAGCCTCTTCCGCTCACGTAAAGCCGAAAGCATGGCACAGCTTCCGGATGGAAAGATCGTCCTCTACCGCATTCTCGACCAGCAGATCGACCCCGTTGCCGATGCGAATGCGGACCAGGCGGTCGCACAGACAAAAGAGACCCTTTTCAGCCAGTCCCTGATCACCGCCCTCGCCGAGCGGTATGAGACGAAAATCTTCCTTCAAGGATTCGGCCAGTGA
- a CDS encoding adenosylmethionine--8-amino-7-oxononanoate transaminase, which yields MKNREISERDLRHIWHPCTQMKDHEFLPLTPIKKGDGIYLEDFEGNRFIDAVSSWWVNLFGHANPIISSAVKTQAETLEHVILAGFTHEPIVRLSERLAAMTPEGLTRCFYADNGSSAIEVALKMAYHYYKNIGKERPLFISLTNSYHGETIGALSVGDVSLYKETYGPLLLQTIQTPVPADQSEAAALAAAAELETLLKARAEEVAALIVEPLIQGAGNMHMYHPRYLKEARKLCDQYDILLIADEIMTGFGRTGTMFACEQAGISPDLMTLSKGLTGGYLPLSVTMTTDKIYEAFYCDYNLYKAFLHSHSYTGNALACAAANATLDIFELDNVIEANRALSEQMAEGLKRFEKLPNVKSVRQTGMVAAVELEGYAPDERVGLKIFDFALARGVLLRPLGPVIYFMPPYIINAEELTYVMDTAYEAVTSL from the coding sequence ATGAAGAACCGCGAAATTTCCGAAAGGGACCTGCGCCATATCTGGCACCCGTGTACCCAGATGAAAGATCACGAATTTCTGCCGCTCACGCCGATCAAAAAAGGGGACGGCATCTACCTCGAGGATTTTGAGGGCAACCGTTTCATCGATGCGGTAAGCAGCTGGTGGGTCAACCTTTTCGGTCACGCGAACCCGATCATCTCTTCGGCGGTCAAAACCCAGGCCGAAACGTTAGAGCACGTTATCCTGGCGGGGTTCACCCATGAGCCCATTGTCCGTCTCTCCGAACGTCTGGCAGCCATGACTCCCGAAGGGCTAACGCGCTGTTTTTACGCGGACAACGGCTCGAGTGCGATAGAGGTCGCCCTGAAAATGGCCTATCACTATTATAAGAATATCGGAAAAGAGCGCCCCCTGTTCATCTCCCTGACCAACAGTTATCATGGCGAGACGATCGGGGCGCTCTCGGTCGGTGACGTGTCGCTTTACAAAGAGACCTACGGACCGCTGCTGCTGCAAACGATCCAGACGCCGGTCCCGGCCGACCAGAGCGAGGCGGCAGCACTGGCCGCGGCGGCGGAACTCGAAACCCTGCTAAAGGCCCGTGCGGAAGAGGTCGCAGCCCTCATTGTCGAACCGCTGATCCAGGGGGCTGGGAACATGCATATGTACCATCCGCGCTACCTGAAAGAGGCGCGAAAACTTTGCGATCAGTATGACATATTGTTAATTGCAGACGAAATCATGACAGGATTCGGACGAACCGGAACGATGTTCGCCTGCGAACAGGCGGGAATTTCGCCGGATCTTATGACCCTTTCAAAAGGGTTGACCGGCGGCTACCTTCCGCTCTCCGTCACCATGACAACGGATAAAATATACGAGGCGTTCTACTGCGACTACAACCTTTATAAAGCGTTCTTGCATTCGCACAGTTATACGGGCAATGCCCTTGCCTGTGCCGCGGCCAACGCGACGTTGGACATCTTCGAACTGGATAACGTGATCGAAGCGAACCGCGCGTTGTCGGAACAGATGGCGGAGGGACTCAAACGTTTTGAAAAGTTGCCGAACGTGAAATCGGTACGCCAGACGGGCATGGTCGCCGCAGTGGAGCTTGAGGGGTACGCTCCCGACGAGCGCGTCGGATTGAAGATCTTTGACTTCGCGCTGGCGCGGGGGGTTCTTCTCCGGCCGCTGGGGCCGGTGATCTACTTTATGCCCCCCTACATTATTAATGCGGAGGAGCTGACGTACGTCATGGACACCGCTTACGAGGCAGTGACCTCGTTGTAG
- a CDS encoding class II aldolase and adducin N-terminal domain-containing protein, with product MNKQHLKEQLVSFSLSMFRKEFFSIYHGSVSAKSDNSRFIINTKDTIFDHMNDSQLIELYFQKDYRWNEASIDAAIHHSIYRQISDAKFITFSMPPNTMAYSLLHEVIEPQDYFGIKEMPRVEVYDPRSFDQWYERASTEIPKRLINSDLELVVIRGYGIYAYNRDLHEMAKQLAVLEKSCRILMLRQSMLS from the coding sequence ATGAACAAACAGCATCTCAAAGAACAGCTCGTCTCTTTTTCCCTCTCGATGTTCCGCAAAGAGTTCTTCAGTATCTACCACGGCAGCGTCTCTGCCAAATCCGACAACAGCCGTTTCATCATCAATACGAAAGACACCATCTTCGACCATATGAACGACTCGCAGCTGATCGAACTCTATTTCCAGAAAGATTACCGCTGGAACGAAGCCAGTATCGACGCGGCCATCCATCACAGCATCTACCGCCAGATCAGCGATGCGAAGTTCATCACCTTCTCGATGCCGCCCAATACGATGGCCTACAGCCTGCTTCACGAGGTGATCGAACCGCAGGACTATTTCGGGATCAAGGAGATGCCCCGCGTCGAGGTCTACGATCCCCGCTCTTTCGACCAGTGGTACGAGCGCGCCTCCACGGAGATTCCCAAACGGCTGATCAACTCCGATCTGGAACTGGTCGTCATCCGCGGCTACGGCATCTACGCCTACAACCGCGACCTGCATGAGATGGCCAAACAGCTGGCCGTGCTGGAAAAGAGCTGCCGGATCCTGATGCTCCGGCAAAGTATGTTGTCATAA
- a CDS encoding sulfite:cytochrome C oxidoreductase subunit B, with protein MKKTIFAALLSLGALNLHAALNEDVEVPYVPFEIKMGKHFDLVQANCLTCHSFGYILNQGKQSRTFWKEKVEKMVDAFKAPITKEDQALITDYLAEQYGNGQP; from the coding sequence ATGAAAAAAACAATCTTTGCCGCCCTGCTGAGCCTGGGTGCCCTTAATCTCCACGCCGCCCTGAACGAGGATGTCGAAGTCCCTTATGTCCCGTTTGAGATCAAAATGGGCAAACACTTCGACCTGGTCCAGGCCAACTGTCTGACCTGCCACTCTTTCGGCTACATCCTGAACCAGGGCAAACAGTCCCGGACCTTCTGGAAAGAGAAAGTCGAAAAGATGGTTGACGCGTTCAAAGCGCCGATCACCAAAGAAGATCAGGCCCTCATTACCGACTATCTCGCCGAGCAGTACGGTAACGGCCAGCCGTAA